The following proteins come from a genomic window of Proteinivorax hydrogeniformans:
- a CDS encoding heme NO-binding domain-containing protein, translating into MKGTVVSAWLNSAKDLYGEPLVAKAMKEVNWEKDKIIKPTEDIDEQVPYKIIEYIAKDQNTTTGQVWQEIGQKNINSFFNLYPSYFQQKNLYSFLRSMDDIHAIITEKVPGATPPRLIMEVVSSHQATIKYISKRKMFDYFIGLIKGASDFFNETIEVETQNKEEDSITIKITFSEQIHYIKKYSLNKILSFGFIKSYEAKSAILSTAVTAAVAYPLQLLLPQNLFIPSLLISFFIINLASSKLLNRPLKDVINSLDSMLDKNYYTSTELKTGDQHEKLQTMVNDYKVSLVKDLIGFKGIADEMNSFGSTLTGISNDMDQTSSEISDVVEQVAEGAINQAEETESSVAILSDNIVSLREIVDKENQSKELLEGVVKDINRGYNDVVNTTENIQKIVSQFATLKENSDKLEQQAGDITEIVETVTSISEQTNLLALNASIEAARAGEQGKGFSVVAEEIRKLAEESKSAALSINDNLNTFSERIFAIVEDIESQFGILKEESGKLNSVADSNKKATESISSVTQAIIEMIDQLTLETDSISNIYEKIESLAAIAEENSASSQEVSANVNQYTDRIKDMSQNIKEFKKLTGEFKQDLEKHQI; encoded by the coding sequence TTGAAAGGAACAGTTGTTTCTGCATGGCTTAATTCAGCAAAAGATTTATATGGCGAACCCCTAGTAGCTAAGGCTATGAAGGAAGTAAATTGGGAAAAAGATAAAATAATTAAACCAACCGAAGACATTGACGAACAGGTGCCCTATAAAATAATAGAGTACATAGCAAAAGACCAAAACACAACAACAGGACAAGTATGGCAGGAAATAGGCCAAAAAAATATAAATTCCTTTTTTAACCTCTATCCAAGTTATTTTCAACAAAAAAACCTATACTCTTTTTTAAGATCTATGGATGATATCCATGCAATCATAACAGAAAAAGTGCCTGGTGCTACCCCACCACGCCTTATTATGGAGGTAGTTTCTTCACACCAAGCTACAATTAAGTACATATCTAAACGTAAAATGTTTGACTATTTTATCGGTCTTATAAAAGGGGCATCAGATTTTTTCAACGAAACAATTGAGGTAGAAACTCAAAATAAAGAAGAAGACAGCATAACCATAAAAATAACTTTCTCTGAGCAGATCCACTATATAAAAAAATACTCTTTAAACAAAATACTTTCCTTTGGATTTATCAAAAGTTACGAAGCAAAGTCTGCTATTTTATCAACTGCAGTAACAGCTGCAGTAGCATATCCTTTGCAGCTATTACTTCCTCAAAATCTATTTATTCCTTCGCTACTTATATCCTTTTTCATAATTAATTTGGCTAGCTCTAAGCTACTGAATCGACCATTAAAAGATGTGATAAACTCACTAGATAGCATGCTCGACAAAAACTATTATACTTCTACGGAGCTAAAAACTGGTGATCAGCATGAAAAACTACAAACAATGGTAAATGATTATAAGGTTAGTTTAGTAAAAGATTTAATAGGTTTTAAAGGCATAGCAGATGAAATGAATAGTTTTGGTTCCACTTTAACTGGTATCTCTAATGACATGGACCAAACTTCTTCGGAAATTTCGGATGTCGTAGAGCAAGTAGCAGAAGGAGCAATCAACCAGGCAGAAGAAACTGAAAGCTCTGTAGCAATTCTTAGCGATAACATCGTCTCTCTAAGAGAGATTGTAGACAAAGAAAATCAAAGTAAAGAATTACTTGAAGGCGTAGTTAAAGATATTAATAGAGGTTATAACGATGTTGTAAACACAACAGAAAACATCCAAAAAATAGTTTCGCAGTTTGCTACGTTAAAAGAAAATAGTGATAAGCTCGAGCAACAAGCCGGTGACATAACAGAGATAGTAGAAACTGTTACCTCTATTTCAGAACAAACTAACCTCTTAGCCCTTAACGCATCCATCGAGGCAGCAAGAGCTGGAGAACAAGGCAAAGGCTTTTCCGTAGTCGCAGAAGAAATTAGAAAACTTGCGGAAGAATCAAAATCAGCTGCTTTAAGCATTAACGATAACTTAAATACCTTTAGCGAAAGAATTTTTGCCATAGTAGAAGATATAGAATCTCAGTTTGGGATTTTAAAAGAGGAAAGCGGAAAACTAAATAGCGTAGCTGACTCAAATAAAAAGGCAACCGAAAGTATAAGCTCTGTTACACAAGCAATTATCGAAATGATAGATCAGCTAACACTAGAAACCGACTCCATTTCAAATATATACGAAAAAATTGAAAGTCTTGCAGCCATAGCTGAAGAAAACTCTGCGTCTAGCCAAGAGGTTTCGGCCAATGTAAACCAGTACACCGATAGAATAAAAGATATGTCTCAAAATATCAAAGAGTTTAAAAAACTCACTGGTGAGTTTAAGCAAGATTTAGAAAAACACCAAATATAG
- the dapG gene encoding aspartate kinase produces MIKIQKYGGTSVAFADQRRKIAKRIVENINKEPQQKIVVVVSAMGRKGSPYATDTLLSLIQDYSNISNSKVDQLMSCGEAISAVMLAAEIESLGQECELLSGWNVGIITDDNFTDANILGVDTKNIEKAFERSPVVVVTGFQGLAKSNKITTLGRGGSDTTAVALGAALRAETVEIYTDVDGVMTADPKVVTNPRKIKEISYEEIFEMANAGAKVVHPRAVELAQSSSLPLHIKSSSDGEGTVIRDARSIGPIKERNLITGIAEIGNLVQVNVFFSKEDKELELKLFKQIAKAGISIDLINISPYTKTFTIKSQSKENLITLLESLDLRYSLEEDCTKITVVGVKMQGKPGVLSEVLEPLCADKIPILQTADSHINISILVKSFHARKSVSLLHSALIENNVAHPMQQKVDL; encoded by the coding sequence ATGATAAAAATTCAAAAATACGGTGGAACTTCTGTTGCTTTTGCTGATCAGCGAAGAAAAATTGCTAAAAGAATTGTAGAAAATATAAATAAAGAACCGCAGCAAAAAATAGTGGTTGTTGTCTCTGCTATGGGAAGAAAAGGTTCTCCCTATGCAACTGATACTTTGCTTAGCTTAATACAAGACTATTCTAATATTTCAAACTCTAAGGTAGACCAGTTAATGTCTTGTGGCGAAGCTATTTCGGCAGTTATGCTTGCAGCTGAAATAGAGTCTTTAGGACAGGAATGTGAGCTGCTTTCAGGCTGGAATGTAGGGATAATAACCGACGATAATTTTACTGATGCTAATATCTTAGGCGTTGATACTAAAAATATCGAAAAAGCTTTTGAGCGCTCGCCTGTAGTTGTTGTTACAGGTTTTCAAGGGTTAGCTAAGTCAAATAAAATTACCACCTTAGGGCGAGGTGGAAGCGATACTACTGCTGTCGCTTTAGGCGCAGCTTTGAGGGCGGAGACTGTTGAAATATATACTGATGTAGACGGTGTGATGACAGCAGATCCAAAAGTTGTTACAAACCCTAGAAAAATTAAAGAAATAAGCTATGAAGAAATCTTTGAAATGGCAAATGCAGGGGCAAAAGTAGTTCATCCTAGAGCTGTAGAACTAGCTCAAAGCTCTAGCTTACCTCTGCATATTAAGTCGAGCTCTGATGGAGAAGGCACTGTAATAAGAGATGCTAGAAGCATTGGGCCTATTAAAGAAAGAAATTTAATCACCGGCATAGCAGAGATAGGTAATCTTGTGCAGGTAAATGTGTTTTTTAGTAAGGAAGATAAAGAACTGGAACTGAAGCTTTTTAAACAAATAGCCAAAGCCGGTATAAGTATAGATTTGATAAACATAAGTCCATATACTAAAACCTTTACAATAAAGTCACAAAGCAAGGAGAATTTAATTACTTTATTGGAGAGTTTAGATTTGCGTTACAGCTTGGAAGAGGATTGTACAAAAATCACAGTGGTAGGGGTAAAAATGCAGGGTAAGCCCGGTGTTTTATCTGAAGTTTTGGAACCATTATGCGCTGATAAAATTCCTATTTTACAGACGGCAGATTCTCATATAAACATTTCAATTTTGGTGAAAAGCTTTCACGCACGAAAGAGTGTAAGCTTACTGCATTCAGCTTTGATTGAAAACAACGTGGCACATCCTATGCAGCAAAAGGTAGACTTATAA
- a CDS encoding DnaJ domain-containing protein produces the protein MRKILGKILFVISSAILLVFNALIWLIDTAVNFVKSIAKMVIVFLTRGGCLLFIVFGALAITYPSLLLFILFLALFPIIGGITLSYLQYIRYSVTEYLFDRAEYLSNGVYYKFKTFAEYRQDYKNKQREKRRKEQERRFAEQQKAWEERFNQWYGYQRTYTNGYGGQNSYGGYASPSTDFKQKYEKSCDVLGVDYNADKSQIKAAYRRKARQYHPDLNQTENAAEKFKEISSANEFLSEDNIERYKKYFA, from the coding sequence ATGAGAAAAATTTTGGGGAAAATATTGTTTGTTATTTCTAGTGCTATATTGTTAGTTTTTAATGCGCTAATTTGGTTAATAGATACAGCTGTTAATTTTGTTAAAAGTATAGCTAAGATGGTTATTGTCTTTTTAACTAGGGGAGGTTGCCTGCTATTTATAGTATTTGGTGCGCTCGCTATTACTTACCCATCTTTGCTGTTATTTATATTGTTTTTGGCGTTGTTCCCTATTATTGGGGGCATAACTTTATCTTATTTACAATATATAAGATATAGCGTTACTGAGTATCTTTTTGATAGAGCTGAATACTTGAGTAATGGGGTATATTACAAGTTTAAGACTTTTGCTGAGTATAGGCAGGACTATAAAAATAAGCAGAGAGAAAAAAGAAGAAAAGAACAAGAGAGGCGTTTTGCTGAGCAACAAAAGGCATGGGAAGAGAGATTTAATCAATGGTATGGTTATCAAAGGACATACACCAATGGCTATGGGGGACAAAACAGCTATGGTGGTTATGCAAGCCCTAGTACCGACTTTAAACAAAAATATGAAAAAAGCTGCGATGTTTTGGGAGTGGACTATAATGCCGACAAAAGCCAAATTAAAGCAGCTTATAGGCGAAAAGCCAGACAGTACCACCCAGATTTGAATCAAACCGAAAACGCCGCCGAGAAGTTTAAAGAAATAAGCTCTGCTAATGAGTTTTTAAGTGAAGATAATATCGAAAGGTATAAAAAGTATTTTGCATAA
- a CDS encoding DUF2500 domain-containing protein, whose product MPNQPGEFHGGFLFQVLPTLVTIIFAIVIITIVVRLVKGGRQWIADNNSPVLNEKVKVVTKRTNVSRYGGGTHSRRGRNVTTYFVTFEFEGGERKEFKVKDEEYGKLVEGDEGYLTFQGSRYQGFDRA is encoded by the coding sequence ATGCCGAATCAACCAGGGGAATTTCATGGAGGTTTTTTGTTTCAGGTTTTACCGACGTTAGTAACTATTATTTTTGCTATCGTTATTATAACGATAGTTGTTCGCTTAGTGAAAGGTGGGCGACAGTGGATAGCTGATAATAATTCGCCGGTTTTAAATGAAAAGGTAAAAGTTGTCACTAAAAGAACTAATGTCAGCAGATACGGTGGCGGAACTCATTCCCGTCGTGGGAGAAATGTCACTACTTATTTTGTAACCTTCGAGTTTGAGGGCGGTGAGAGGAAGGAATTTAAAGTTAAAGATGAGGAGTACGGGAAATTAGTTGAAGGTGATGAAGGATATTTAACCTTTCAGGGCAGTAGGTATCAGGGGTTTGATAGAGCTTAA
- a CDS encoding EscU/YscU/HrcU family type III secretion system export apparatus switch protein: MADEEFKQTKAVALKYQKEKKAPPEVVAKGRGAVAEKIQNLAKENDVPLYNDKNLVEQLIRLEVAENIPPELYKAVAEVLVFVYSLDRRN; the protein is encoded by the coding sequence ATGGCTGATGAAGAATTTAAGCAAACAAAAGCAGTGGCACTTAAATATCAGAAAGAGAAAAAAGCACCCCCAGAGGTTGTGGCAAAGGGGAGAGGGGCTGTAGCTGAAAAAATTCAAAACTTAGCAAAGGAAAATGACGTGCCCCTATATAATGATAAAAATCTTGTGGAGCAGCTCATAAGACTAGAGGTAGCGGAAAATATACCCCCAGAGCTTTATAAGGCTGTAGCTGAGGTGTTGGTGTTTGTTTACTCTTTGGACAGAAGGAACTAG
- a CDS encoding VanZ family protein: MLKKVKIKSVVCWSMVVLWMGLIFYFSAQPASESSELSSGVTEIVARAFGVFVPEAIIGFDTLHLLVRKGAHFFVYFVLGILVVNAFNVSGFSQAKSIYLSFAICVIYAISDEVHQLFVPGRSGEVTDVIIDSIGAGFGIGCFLGIGKLLDRYRRKRLNRSSDL; the protein is encoded by the coding sequence ATGTTGAAGAAAGTTAAAATAAAGAGTGTTGTATGTTGGAGTATGGTTGTTCTTTGGATGGGGTTGATATTTTACTTTTCGGCTCAGCCCGCTTCGGAATCAAGCGAGTTAAGTAGTGGGGTGACAGAAATAGTAGCTCGTGCTTTTGGGGTTTTTGTTCCTGAAGCTATTATAGGGTTTGATACTTTACATTTACTAGTTAGGAAGGGGGCTCACTTTTTTGTTTATTTTGTGTTGGGTATCCTTGTAGTTAATGCTTTTAATGTTAGCGGGTTTAGCCAAGCTAAGTCTATATATTTGTCTTTTGCAATATGTGTTATTTACGCTATCAGTGATGAGGTGCATCAATTATTTGTGCCGGGTAGAAGCGGAGAGGTAACCGATGTGATAATTGATAGTATAGGAGCAGGTTTTGGGATAGGTTGCTTTTTAGGGATAGGAAAATTGTTGGACAGATATAGAAGGAAGAGGCTAAATCGGAGCAGTGATTTGTAG
- a CDS encoding phospho-sugar mutase → MDANIKKRYEAWITDPCFDKETIKELKELEGDAKELEDRFYKELEFGTAGLRGIIGAGTNRINKYIVRKATQGLADYIKSKGQGAIARGVVIAHDNRRMSREFTEEAALVLAANGIKTYLFDDLRATPQLSFAIRYLNCISGIVVTASHNPPEYNGYKVYWEDGAQIATEQAEEIIASIAKVNDFGSVKVLEMEEAKSNDLVELLDEQIEDAYMDEIKKQSLRGDIIKKVADEFKVVFTPLHGTGNIPVRRALKEVGFKNVLVVPEQEKPDSEFSTVAYPNPEDKEAFKLAIELAKKEEANLILGTDPDCDRVGAVVRNKEGEFVVLSGNQTGALLVNYMLHSLKEKGQLPENGAIIKTIVTSEMGRDIAASYGVETLNTLTGFKYIGAKIKEFEATKEKQFLLGYEESFGYLAGTHARDKDAVVTSMLICEMAAYYYDRGMNLYDALMELYDEYGYYLEGLKAITLEGKAGLEKIADIMDYFRGCKLEAIGDKKIEVFEDYSTQERVYVDGNKSAEKIDLPKANVVKFMLEDGAWVALRPSGTEPKLKIYVGVKEATYTASKDLLERTMDWMN, encoded by the coding sequence ATGGATGCAAACATTAAGAAGAGATATGAGGCATGGATTACAGACCCGTGTTTCGACAAAGAGACAATAAAGGAGCTTAAGGAGCTTGAAGGTGACGCTAAAGAGTTAGAGGATAGGTTTTACAAAGAGTTAGAGTTTGGCACAGCAGGTCTTAGAGGGATTATCGGTGCTGGGACTAATCGTATTAATAAGTACATAGTAAGAAAAGCGACTCAAGGTCTAGCTGATTATATAAAATCTAAAGGGCAAGGAGCAATTGCTAGAGGTGTGGTCATCGCTCATGATAACAGAAGAATGTCCCGAGAGTTTACTGAAGAAGCTGCTTTGGTGTTAGCAGCTAATGGTATAAAAACGTATTTATTTGATGATCTTAGAGCTACACCACAGCTATCCTTTGCGATTAGATACTTAAATTGCATTTCTGGAATAGTGGTGACAGCTAGCCATAATCCGCCGGAGTATAATGGTTATAAGGTTTATTGGGAAGACGGAGCTCAAATTGCTACAGAGCAAGCAGAAGAAATTATTGCTTCTATCGCCAAAGTTAATGATTTTGGTAGTGTTAAAGTGTTAGAAATGGAAGAGGCAAAAAGTAATGATTTAGTTGAGCTATTAGATGAGCAAATAGAAGATGCTTATATGGATGAAATTAAAAAGCAGTCATTACGTGGAGATATCATCAAGAAAGTGGCGGATGAATTTAAGGTTGTTTTTACTCCTCTTCATGGTACAGGAAATATCCCGGTGAGAAGGGCTCTAAAAGAGGTAGGATTTAAAAATGTGTTGGTAGTGCCTGAGCAGGAGAAGCCTGATTCTGAATTTTCAACTGTGGCATACCCTAACCCTGAGGATAAAGAAGCTTTTAAATTAGCTATTGAGCTTGCCAAAAAGGAAGAAGCTAACCTTATATTAGGTACTGATCCAGACTGTGATAGGGTAGGAGCTGTGGTAAGAAACAAAGAAGGCGAGTTTGTTGTGTTATCTGGAAATCAAACAGGGGCATTGCTTGTTAATTATATGCTGCATAGTTTAAAGGAGAAGGGCCAGCTTCCTGAAAATGGGGCTATTATTAAAACAATTGTTACCTCCGAAATGGGTCGGGACATAGCTGCAAGTTATGGTGTTGAGACGTTAAATACCTTGACAGGGTTTAAATATATCGGTGCAAAAATAAAGGAGTTTGAAGCTACAAAAGAAAAGCAATTCTTGCTTGGGTATGAGGAAAGCTTTGGTTATTTAGCTGGAACTCATGCAAGAGATAAAGATGCTGTGGTAACGTCGATGTTAATTTGCGAGATGGCAGCTTACTATTATGATAGAGGCATGAATTTATATGATGCTTTGATGGAGTTATATGATGAGTATGGCTACTATTTAGAAGGTCTGAAGGCTATAACTCTTGAGGGTAAAGCAGGCTTAGAAAAAATAGCGGATATTATGGATTATTTTAGGGGTTGTAAGTTGGAAGCTATTGGGGATAAGAAGATTGAAGTTTTCGAGGATTATAGTACTCAAGAGAGAGTTTATGTAGATGGTAATAAGTCGGCTGAAAAAATTGATTTACCAAAGGCTAATGTTGTTAAGTTTATGCTAGAGGACGGAGCGTGGGTTGCACTAAGACCGTCTGGAACTGAACCTAAGCTTAAGATTTATGTGGGAGTTAAGGAAGCTACTTATACGGCAAGTAAGGACTTACTTGAAAGAACTATGGATTGGATGAACTAA
- the murJ gene encoding murein biosynthesis integral membrane protein MurJ gives MKKTALLLMIVIIASKVFGFAREITLAHFYGTSQISDAFLISLTIPAVIFSFFGTAIKTTYIPLSSEILKDKKEKEANLFTSNIITTLMIVCTIIVVVVQLFPEAVVTLFARSFEGESMYYAVKFTRITILSIYFTAMIHVLNGYLNLKNSFLAPELIGIPMSLILMLTMLLSSIFSPDLLGYGKIIAVIVQLLVLLPFLVKKGFKYTPTFNLKDPRLQKLAFLTMPVMFGTSINQINKLVDRNLASEIIGGVSALNYAYRLNGFINGIFVISIATVMYPMIARMASDGDLKGLKKTLSESVVGISLLVFPATVGAMIFAEPIIDFLFGRGEFGLEAIKLTSTALFFYSIGMVAFGMREILSRVFFSLQDTKTPMVNASIAVGLNVVLNIILFRFLGIGGLALATSVSAIFCSALLIFSLKKKIGRLGMKNIFISFGKIVFAACLMGVVAKVVFELATRVLSINLSLIISIGVGALVYFGIIFCMKINEVDVLSDALKDKLKGRLNGINF, from the coding sequence GTGAAAAAAACTGCTCTACTTTTAATGATTGTAATAATTGCTTCTAAGGTTTTTGGTTTTGCTAGAGAGATAACTCTAGCACATTTTTATGGCACTTCTCAGATAAGTGATGCTTTTTTAATTTCTCTTACTATTCCTGCTGTTATCTTTTCTTTTTTTGGAACAGCGATAAAGACGACATATATTCCACTTAGCAGTGAGATTTTAAAGGACAAAAAAGAGAAAGAAGCTAATCTTTTTACCAGTAATATAATCACCACGCTAATGATCGTTTGTACAATTATTGTAGTAGTGGTTCAGTTGTTTCCAGAAGCTGTGGTGACCCTGTTTGCACGGAGTTTTGAAGGCGAGTCTATGTACTATGCAGTTAAATTCACTAGGATTACTATCCTAAGTATATATTTTACTGCAATGATTCACGTTTTAAATGGATATTTGAACCTTAAAAATAGCTTTCTTGCGCCAGAGCTTATAGGAATACCTATGAGTTTAATTTTGATGCTTACTATGCTACTGAGCTCTATTTTCAGTCCTGACCTTTTAGGATATGGAAAGATAATAGCTGTGATTGTTCAGTTACTTGTGCTTTTGCCTTTTTTAGTAAAAAAAGGCTTCAAATATACTCCTACATTTAATTTAAAAGATCCCCGGCTTCAAAAGCTTGCGTTTTTGACTATGCCTGTTATGTTTGGGACATCTATTAACCAAATAAATAAGCTGGTTGATAGAAATCTAGCATCGGAAATAATAGGTGGCGTTTCAGCTTTGAATTATGCTTACAGGTTAAACGGCTTTATTAACGGGATATTTGTTATATCAATTGCAACAGTTATGTACCCGATGATTGCAAGGATGGCGTCTGATGGTGACCTAAAAGGTCTTAAAAAGACATTGTCGGAGTCAGTTGTTGGGATAAGCTTGTTAGTTTTTCCGGCAACTGTAGGAGCTATGATTTTTGCTGAGCCTATAATTGATTTCTTATTTGGTAGGGGAGAGTTTGGTCTAGAAGCTATCAAGTTAACTAGCACCGCTTTGTTCTTTTATTCAATAGGGATGGTTGCTTTTGGAATGAGGGAGATTTTATCTAGAGTTTTCTTTTCATTGCAGGATACAAAAACTCCGATGGTAAATGCTTCTATAGCTGTAGGTTTAAATGTTGTTTTAAATATCATTTTGTTTAGATTTTTAGGTATAGGTGGCCTAGCCTTAGCCACGAGTGTTTCAGCTATTTTCTGTTCAGCTTTATTGATTTTCAGCTTAAAGAAGAAGATAGGTAGATTAGGGATGAAAAATATATTTATATCCTTTGGCAAGATAGTTTTTGCTGCCTGTTTAATGGGAGTTGTGGCAAAGGTTGTTTTCGAGTTGGCTACGCGTGTATTAAGTATTAATCTGTCGCTAATAATTTCCATAGGTGTTGGAGCTCTAGTTTACTTTGGAATTATTTTCTGTATGAAAATTAATGAAGTTGATGTTTTATCTGATGCTTTAAAAGATAAATTGAAGGGGAGATTAAATGGTATAAATTTTTAA
- the glnA gene encoding type I glutamate--ammonia ligase, whose amino-acid sequence MDSLSSDDVKQLVREGGVNFIRLQFVDVFGKLKSVSIPAYQLDEALDNKIMFDGSSIKGFVRVEESDMYLAPDPSTYSVLPWTKEGKGKTARLICDVYNTDGTPFEGCPRNVLKNVLRKLKDYGYEYHVGPEVEFFLFETDEAGNPTTDIHDKAGYFDHAPTDLGEDARRDICLALDEMGFEIETSHHEAAPGQHEIDFRYGEALASADRVSTFKLVVKTIAKRHGLHATFMPKPLKNAHGSCMHLNQSLFKDGKNIFECKDDPMGLSEDAYYFVGGLIKYAREYAAVTNATVNSYKRFVPGYEAPTEITWAAGSRSPLIRIPANRGPATRIELRNPDPTANHYLALAAVLSAGFEGIKNKITPSECCNENGDNFGDGDVKKFPANLKEALDDFEKSRLMRDSLGEHIFDMYLTAKRKEWRLYSEEIHDWELKHYLRAY is encoded by the coding sequence TTGGATTCTTTAAGTAGTGATGATGTCAAACAGCTTGTTCGTGAGGGAGGAGTTAACTTTATAAGGCTTCAGTTTGTAGACGTATTTGGTAAGTTAAAAAGCGTGTCCATTCCTGCCTATCAGTTAGATGAAGCCCTCGATAACAAGATAATGTTTGATGGTTCGTCGATAAAGGGGTTTGTTCGAGTTGAGGAGTCAGATATGTACTTAGCTCCAGACCCATCTACTTACAGTGTATTACCATGGACTAAGGAAGGAAAAGGAAAAACTGCACGTTTGATTTGCGATGTTTATAACACTGACGGCACTCCGTTTGAGGGTTGTCCAAGAAATGTATTGAAGAATGTTCTTAGAAAGCTTAAGGATTATGGTTATGAATATCATGTTGGGCCGGAGGTTGAGTTCTTTTTATTTGAAACTGATGAAGCTGGAAATCCCACTACTGATATTCACGACAAGGCTGGATATTTCGATCACGCACCTACAGATTTAGGTGAGGATGCTAGAAGAGATATATGCCTTGCTTTAGATGAAATGGGGTTTGAGATAGAAACTTCACACCATGAAGCGGCACCGGGACAACATGAAATAGATTTTAGGTATGGGGAAGCTTTAGCTTCCGCAGATAGAGTTTCAACGTTTAAGTTGGTTGTTAAGACTATAGCTAAGAGACATGGGTTGCACGCTACTTTTATGCCTAAGCCATTAAAGAATGCTCATGGTTCTTGTATGCACTTAAATCAATCGCTATTTAAGGATGGTAAGAATATTTTTGAGTGCAAGGATGACCCTATGGGATTAAGTGAAGATGCTTACTATTTTGTAGGGGGGTTAATTAAATATGCTAGAGAGTATGCAGCTGTCACCAATGCTACTGTAAATTCGTATAAAAGGTTTGTACCGGGTTATGAAGCTCCTACGGAAATAACCTGGGCAGCAGGTAGCCGCAGTCCTCTTATCAGGATTCCAGCAAATAGAGGGCCCGCAACAAGAATAGAGCTTAGAAATCCAGATCCTACAGCCAACCATTATCTTGCTCTTGCTGCTGTGCTTTCAGCAGGATTTGAAGGGATAAAGAATAAGATAACTCCTTCAGAATGTTGTAATGAAAATGGAGATAATTTCGGAGACGGAGATGTTAAAAAGTTCCCTGCTAATTTAAAAGAAGCGTTAGATGATTTTGAAAAAAGTAGGCTTATGAGAGACTCGCTTGGGGAACATATCTTTGATATGTATCTTACAGCAAAGCGCAAGGAGTGGCGATTATATAGCGAAGAAATTCATGATTGGGAGCTTAAGCATTATTTACGGGCTTATTAA
- a CDS encoding phosphatase PAP2 family protein, which yields MFDSSFIVWLQQFSNGFLDSFFTIITTVGNPEYYMIAFPFIYWCISKRMAYRFTIFFLLSTYVNTIVKGFTDVARPCSSEVRVLYGDSTYGSSSFPSGHTQGTASFWGYLAYYFKNRYFTCFAVVLTALVGLSRIYLGLHFAIDVVAGLFIAIMVLTLFNLFYDKVASRLDGLSWKLKVGLSTVLPLLLLVPPGHDKGMLVGFAIGLMVGYQLDKRYLNFSNSATIAKQGVKFVIGVVGLFVLRVVLKELFEVIGFSALTEHGADMVRYLFVGLWASYFAPYLFVKLGLSKEPKIEIGQDHRVKV from the coding sequence TTGTTTGATAGCTCTTTTATTGTTTGGTTGCAGCAGTTTTCTAATGGATTTTTAGATTCATTTTTTACTATTATTACAACTGTTGGGAATCCGGAGTATTATATGATTGCTTTTCCTTTTATTTATTGGTGTATTAGTAAAAGGATGGCTTATCGCTTTACTATTTTCTTTTTGCTATCAACCTATGTAAACACTATAGTTAAGGGTTTTACAGATGTTGCAAGACCCTGTAGTTCTGAAGTTAGGGTGCTTTACGGGGATTCAACCTACGGTTCTTCGTCATTTCCTAGCGGCCATACTCAAGGGACTGCTTCCTTTTGGGGTTATTTAGCTTATTACTTTAAAAACAGGTATTTTACATGTTTTGCAGTTGTGTTAACTGCTCTTGTCGGACTTTCTAGAATTTACTTAGGGCTACATTTTGCAATTGATGTAGTTGCTGGGTTGTTTATCGCTATTATGGTTTTAACTCTTTTTAATTTATTCTATGATAAAGTAGCTAGCAGGCTTGATGGGCTTTCATGGAAATTAAAGGTTGGTTTGTCAACGGTTTTGCCTTTGTTACTTCTTGTACCTCCAGGGCATGATAAGGGCATGTTAGTTGGATTTGCTATTGGGCTTATGGTTGGATACCAGCTTGATAAGCGCTATTTAAACTTCTCTAACTCTGCGACAATAGCTAAACAGGGTGTGAAATTTGTCATTGGAGTTGTGGGGCTTTTTGTCTTAAGAGTGGTTTTGAAAGAACTATTTGAGGTTATAGGTTTTAGTGCTTTGACGGAGCATGGGGCAGATATGGTTAGGTACTTATTTGTAGGTTTATGGGCTAGTTACTTTGCACCGTATTTATTTGTGAAGCTAGGGCTATCTAAGGAGCCTAAAATAGAAATCGGGCAAGATCATAGGGTTAAAGTGTAA